Genomic DNA from Perognathus longimembris pacificus isolate PPM17 chromosome 6, ASM2315922v1, whole genome shotgun sequence:
TCATCTTTCCTTACCCAAATATAGACTTTTGGGAAAAGCAAACTCCTCACTCGTATTTCCTATTCAGTGAAAACACCATCCATTCCATTAGGAGCATACATATTCCTATAGTCTAATTCAGTAGCAATATCAATAAATTAAGACATTTGGAACTGACCACACAGTGTTCAAAATGGTTGTTTTTGATGACAATATACAAGTGGCACACTGATAAGAATAAGAAGGCATTTGGTCCAGATGAAAAAGAATGGGAAGCTTCTAAGGGTTTTTGACAATTGGATTCAAAATGAAATGCAAGAACTTAGATTAATGGAAATGACACCTCAATGTTTGTGTGGAATACTGATATAGTTGTTGTAGCAGACAACATcttaacaaataagaaaatagtctGAAAGGCAAAATTAACCCCAGTTAAAATCTAGACATTATATGCTTTTATTACTGTTATTTGCTTTcttcaaatattgcttttgttgaATTCATCtaatgtcaaaatgaaacagCATAGAATAATGTAATTTTTATGATGGCAACTTTATATATGGCTATTTTAATAtgctctttatatatatatatatatatatttgtattttgcaTATGATTACACACAAAATTCAAACATAcaaatgtgcacatgcacatagcAGTCACCAAAGTAGAATATCGAGCCTATCACACTAACCCTATTTCCATAGTAGTTATTACATATCCCTAAGGTAGCCATTGGCATCATCACTATTCTGtaattttaacataaaatacTACCAACAAATGTTTGTCTTAGTTTTCTTCTCAATGACTCTGTATGTTCCTTGCACCTGAGCAGGGAGAAAACCAGATATTTTTATGATAATTGGTATCTTGTAGAGTATAAGGAATTGTGATAACTTCTCATAATGATTATGCTACTATTTATGGTAAGTtaaaatttcttagaaaaaattcaAGTTTAGGTAATACAGTATGAAATATGCTGAGTAGAAATAAGTGGTAAAGTTCATCTGGAAGCAAAGGCAGGGAAATTACCTGGTCCCAGTTCTACCTCTACCCCTCACTGTTGCTAGTGCATAGGAGACTGCTGGGAATGGAGCCCACTGGATTAGAAAATCATCAGAGgatttttatgcctctgtcacaaagaatgacattgccccatttgtaaggaaatggaaggacttggaaaaagttatactaagtgaagtgagccagacccaaagaaacatggactctatggtctcccttatagggaataattagcacaggtttaggcaagtcacagcagaggatcacaggagcccaatagctatacccttacgaacacataagataatgctaagtgaaatgaactccatgttatggaaacgattgttatatcacagttgtaactactttcatcgtgccatatgtaactgtagcctctattattgatgatcttcttgtatcacctacctgtggttgtacctacactttctctgtatcttatctgagtatattggaaaccaggtatactggtattacaactaggaaattggaagcgaataccaaaatcgagagacacagggtaaaaaaagacaaacaactacaaaagcaatacttgcaaaactgtttggtgtaaatgaactgaacaactcatggcatgggggaagggaaagggggatggggagtggggaatgagggacaaggtaacaaacagtacaagaaatgtatccaatgcctaatgtatgaaactgtaacctctctgtaattcagttcgataaatataaataaatatatatatatatttaaaatcatcaGAGAAAAGTCAGCCACTTATAGCAGGATTTAGTGCAAGTGGAAAGAACATAAGCAATAACTAAAaagcagcaataaataaatatttgttgttttatGATATTCAAAGGTAATAAATCAGGTAGGTTAATAATCAGCcatgtgggtgctggtggttcatgcctataatcctagctatgcaggaggctgggaactcagaatcttggttcaaagccagcttgggcaagaaagtctttggaagtggcactgtggctcaagtggtagagcactagcattgagcccCAGAATTggctaaaataaagaataataatcagggctggggatatagcctagtggcaagagtgcctgcctcggatacacgaggtcctaggttcgattccccagcaccacatatacagaaaacggccagaagcggcgctgtggctcaagtggcagagtgctagccttgagcgggaagaagccagggacagtgctcaggccctgagtccaaggcccaggactggccaaaaaaaaaaaaaaaaaaaagaataataatcagTCCCAGAAAAAGATTTGAAGAACAATTTTTTCCACACTATgataaaaagattatttttgttaatttatgtTTCTGCCATTTGATCATGGGCACCACAATGATAATTTTGCATGTTgtctacattattattttttgcgtATCTAATGTATAATAGGTATATAATATGATGTCTATAAGATGACTGAATATGATTTAGTTCTGATAAAAGCAAATTATTCATTAAAACAGGAGGTTATATTGATGAAAGAACTGGAAGTACAATCCAAGAATATGAATTATTAAAGAAACACCAATCTTATTAGGAAAGCAGCACTGGGGAATACTAAACGTGGGTGGTTTGGCAGGTATTTTTGCATTGAATAGTGGTAGGTGCCTTGTATAGCAACACTAAGCATGAGATAAAAGCAACTtataatgaaaacattaaaatgaaaggATAGAAGCATATATGAATTTCTTTAACAGTCTTTTTCTAAGACCTATAGGAACCTTGTTAGAATAGGCTTTTCAGACACTAGGTGGGTGgaagaaaatagaatgaaaaagGAGAATAAATGAAAATCCAGGAAACCTGTTATTTGGCATGTGTTGGAAAtattgagtttcttttgttcactcAATGTAACTTTATTATGGCTTTCCAAGAAATCATTATTAAACATATTCATTTCTAGACCATATTGTGATTAAGATAACaccttaataaaaataatcaaggaTCTAATAAATAGTTGAAGAATGAAACACAAATCACATCTACAAGAAGATGAAGTTCTTTCTATTCTCTAAGGTTTTTTTTGCccataaaacttaaaatatttattatctattctctgacagaaaaaaatctgCTGGCTTCCTCTGTAAACTTAGGACacaaattttgttttccattgtaCTGAAAGTGTAATTGTTTGTGTAATTATAATGATATTTATACCTATTCTTTtagataatatatattttatttgtttttattttgtacctgcactatcactgtatcttatctgagtacattggaaactgtatatactggtattagaactaggaaagtgaaagggaatatcaaaatctggagacaaaggataaaaagacaaacgactcaaaagcaatacttgaaaaaccatttggtgtaaaccaactgacaaatcatggggagagaaggaaaggggagggggaggggggaatgagggaggaggtaacaaacagtacaagaaatgtacccaaggcctaacttatgaaactgtaacctctctgtacatcactttgacaataaataagtaaaaaaaaaaatttaaaaaacatactaACTTTGAATGATGCAATTACTCTCTATTTTCCAGTTCAGCAGCCAATAAACACCTGATAACCTGCTCAGTTATTCTTGGATTTCCAAGTTTTCCTCCCTAATCTCATTAGTGCCCCCTTTACCTCCTTGTTCCTCAGAGTATAGATGAGGGGGTTAAGAGTTGGGGTCACTACAGTGTAGAAAAGGGTGAGAAACTTGCCCCGTTCATGTGCATATGGATTTTTGGGTTGAAGGTAGACCCCTGTGACAGTGCCATAGAAGAGGGAGACCACCAGAAGGTGAGAAGTGCAGGTGCCCAAGGCTTTCTTCCGTCCAGCTGCTgactttatcttcagcactgccATGGCAATAGCACAATATGAGGACAGGATAAGGATCAAGGGCCCCATCAGGAGAATAATGCTGGATATGAACATCTGGATTTCAAGGTAAGTAGTGTCTGCACTAGAGAGCTGGATCAGGGCTGGGATTTCACACACGAAATCATCTAGCATCCGGTGTGAGCAGAAGGGCAACTGGAGTGTGGCAGGGGACTGGATCAGAGACTGAACCAAGCCAGTTCCCCAGGCAAGGATGGACAGCTGCACACAGACTCTGGTGTGCATGATAGTGGTGTATTGCAGTGGATGGCACACAGCTACATAGCGGTCAATAGCCATCACAACAAGAAGGACACATTCAGTTGTCCCAAGCCACATGAAGACATAGAGTTGAATGGCACAGCCAGTGTAGCTGATGGTCTTCCCTGGACCCCAGAAATTCACCAACATCTGAGGAACACAGCTGCTGGTGAAGCACAGATCCAGGAAGGAAAGATTGGAGAGGAAGAAATACATGGGGATTTGGAGTTTGGGATCCTTCCAGGAAACAAGGATGATGATCATATTTCCTGAAATGGTCAAGCAATAAAAGATCAAAATGACCCAGAAAAGGACCTTTTCCAAATATGGCTTGTCAGAGAAGCCTAGGAGGATGAAATCACTGTGGCTGTCATTGCAAAGTGTGATCATAGCTTCTGGGACAATGGCTTCTTAGAAGATGGAAGGATTGCTCAAAAGTTGAGGCTCAAAGACAGGCAGAAGAGCAATATGACTCTTGATGCTTTTTTACTGAAGCGCTAGATTTTCATTTGCTGTATTTtgggaaaggaatacaagatTTAGTGAAGTATTTTCATCTTTGATAGCCATCATTtattgtctcttttctttcaatATCTTCAGTTTTGTATCACTTCATTATAAATATTATGCAAAATATATCATTACTAAGAAAACCACTTGCCAAATCTTTGATGCTTGTGTATTTACTCTTAAAATTAGAAGTgaacattctttccttccttcaaaacttacacatatttatattataGAACAGACCTATACATGCATAATGACTTCTTTATCCAAAGAAAAATGCCAATGGATCACTTTTTATACTCTTTCACATTCTCCCTTTTTAGATCATGTTGACTTCAGTTTAATAATTCCTTAATTCCATGCAATAGCATAGTTTTGTGAGTTTAAATTATTCTTAGGAAATTGTGATGATGATTGATTGAGACAGCATTATATGGAAGAACCAAAAATCTTATCATGAAGGTTAGAacatttaaaatcaggaaaataaatatattatataaaatagatAGCTTGATTCTAATAAAATTATACTATTGTCCACGCATTCAGAAATTACTACACAATCATACTTTTAACTTTGTCCACATTCCACTGAAATTTTCACAACTAGTGATCCTCAAGATTAAGCAATATTAAATCTCCAGGAAATTTCCCAGAGAAGTCCTTGTGCAATAATTTAATTGCATGGATACTTTACAGTTCAAATTACACCATACGTTTTACTtactaaaatgtttatttatcatcctagaaaaaaatctatagattCTCTTTGATTCTATATTGTTTTGTGTAGATAATGTTAGTGTAAGTTAATGTTAGAACTTTGTGAATTTAGGTTTTACAATATAGAAAAAATGCAAAGTTTTAAGAAATTTGTCTAGAAGACATTTCTATATTCAAAATCAATGCCCTCTAAACCTTCCCTTTAATTGCTAGTCACTTCATAGCAACCAACTTGTTGTTGGTTgaaatggtttttcttttgtagtatCTTAATATCTGTATCTACTTAATTCCGTACATATCCATctactcttctctctccttgttcctaattaactaccaaacattTTAGGGAATATATTTTCCCCTGAATCAACTAGTTTCAAAAAACTTTTTCTTtaatatctttattgtaaaggtgatgaacagagggattacagttacacagtaaggtaatgagtacatttcttcttaagcactgttatccccttcctcattttctcctgcttatacCCTTCCTACTCTCCTatccccctccaagttgtatagttcatttccaatatactgGCTAGGGAATATCATTAGAGAACAGAGTCTTAACATAACTGGCTTTCCCTATGTAAAATGCGAGACATTTCTTCATCTCTATTTCTGTTGCGATTAaccattttcttctaaaattttcaATTATTCCCTCCTATCTTTTAGCTCACCTCACTTGCTTTTGAAAACGTGACCCAACACATTCATGTAAAAAGTCCATGCACCCTGCTTTCTGCCTTTGCAAATGCAGGCCAGCACATTTGCATTTTCACCTTGGGAAGCAGATGCTTCTGATAGCAATATAGTCCATCTCCTCAAACCAATGCTGTTCAAGTAGAGATTTGGGGAACAATTCTGTGTGAATTTAGCTTCATCGCACACTGACAGTGATCTACCTCAAGCACTGCATTTATCTTCCATCCCTATCCTAAGTCTGTGACTGATATCAAGGGACCCCTTTTGGCACACAGACAAGTGCTGCCCAGAAGTGCAAGGATTTAATGACCCTAAGGGAAATCAGACAATTGAAGATGATACTGAGGTGATAAAAATTCCAGTCATTCTTCCGTCAGATGAAAAGGTCCTCTGATGGTTTCTAATAGATCTGAGTTCCCATTGTCCACAGCCTAGTCCATCCCTTTATGGCTTTTCTTTCCTATCTGtctcattttgttcttttccctCATGTATTATCCCAGCAATCGGCAATTGACACCTTATTTCTTATCCCAACCTCTGCTTACTGTATgattttgtatatatgcctacctgatctagggagggtaaagaaaaatgagggtgtaaaatatcacaagaaatgtacttaatgccttatgtaactgtgccccctttgcacaacaccttgtcaataaaatttaattaaaacaaaaaattgttaccaagttaaaaaaaaagaatacctaccTAATTTAAGAGCCTTTTCTCTGAAATTGGTTCTTGAAATAAGGCCTTAAGAAAAATATGctggggctagaaatatggcctagtggtaaagtcctcacctagtgtacaagaagccctgggttcaattcctcagcaccacatatatagaaaaaaccaaaagtagaggcagagtgctagcctggagcaagaagaagccagggacagcactcaggccctgagttcaagccacaggactggcaacaaaaacaaaaaccaaacaaactattCCGGAATGAATTGTGTATTAGGTTGTAACAAGTCCTCTACTATTGAGGAATATTGGTCACCCTTGGCAtttcaatatcattcttttgcTTATTCTCACTTGTGTATTGTGactttttataagaaaatataaatggaagGAGAAGCACTTGGTTTTCTGGTACATTTAATCCTTTAATGGTATGAACTAAGGGTCAGGAGATGATTGtcaattgttttttatttttttgctagccctggggcttgagctcagggcttgggctttgtccctgagccttttcatgctcaaggctaaccctgtaccacttgagtcacagttccacttccagctttttctgagtagttcatcagagacaagagtctcatggacttttctgcccaggctgccttgaaccttgattctcaaacttcagcctcctgagtgtctagaatTACAGCCACTGACACCTAACTTGGTTTGTTTTGGTCAGATGTTTTGGAAGcttgaagaaaaagaatagcatAAATAAGTAAAGACAACTATCAACTATAATGAGATTCTCTTTTCCTATAGCCTAATGGAATGCTAGTGAAAACCAGACTTAGGACTTAAATGTGAGAGTTACTGAGTTACAAAAAATGCATAAATACTCAGACTTTTTTATGCTAACAGAGGACTCTGAAATGAAAGGAGTCAAACATTGATATTTAGCATGGTGCGTCTCTATACATTTGCACCTATCAATAATGAGATATAAAGACTATGGACCAAAATGAATCACAATATTTATTAGTCACCAAAGAGTAATGATGTTTGTGGCAAATTTCATTGCTTCACTATTACTTTAAATAAACCGAAGATACAAAAACATTTtacctagaaagaaaaagaaagcatgaaagAAACACTATGGAGTGTTTTAGTTGATAGTGCCATCTTCCCCTATAAACTACTTGATTACCCATATTTACCACAACCTGAAAGCATATTCTCCAGTAAGAAAAATGTTTCAATTAAGTAAACTATAAATTGTaatctttttattataatttattttcatctacaaatggttgtacaaagggctACAGTTTAATATATCCATTTATatatacaattcatcttgatcagagtcaccccttccattgtttccttcccccttttccctcccttttcaCTTGCCAATCACATTAAGTTGCCTACTTTCTTGATCTCACATCTACTTTGAGTATTATGGTCATACTGAAGGAATTCTGAATTGATAAGTCTCTGAGCTGCCCACAAGTATGTGGTATTTAGGATTGCTGTGATTATCCCTGTTAGAAAGAGTTCTGGAACTTTGTGAGAGTGTTTGCACAGTAAATCTGATGAAGTGAGAGAAAGTATGATTAAGATACCCTTGCACTATTGATATCACTGTTGCACAGGTTCCTCTCACCCCATCAATCTCCTTACTGACCCTCTCACATCTTTGTTTCAAAGGGTGTAGATTAGAGGCTTGAGGCTAGGTGTGACAACAGTGTAAAATAGGACAATAAACTTGCTTTCATCTCGAGCATTCTTTGTTGGCGGTTGGAAATATGTGCATAAGCCACAGATAAAAAAGAGGGACACCACCATGAGATGGGCTCCATATGCCCCAAAGACATTCTGGCATCCACTGGTTGAATACCTCCTCAGCACAGCCCAGATGATGACGCCATAAGATGCCAAAATGAGGATGAGTGGTATGGGAATGAAAAGGGAGCTTGTGATCATGAGGGCGATCTCATTAGCATGAATGTCAACACATGATCATTGCAATCGTGCTGGAACCGCACAGAAGAAATCATCTACTTGATTATGCTCACATAGGGGTACCCAGAGGATAGGGAGGGAATGAACTGTGGCATTTGTAAAAACCACTTATCCAAGCAGCCAAAGCTAAGGAGTGGCAGAAGCGAGGGTGCATGAGGACAGTGTAATGCAAGGGTTTACACACAGCTGCATAGTGGTCATAGGACATCACGACCAACAGCACACACTCTGTGCTTCCCAGAGCAAGGGCACTGTAGAGTTGAACCATGCAAGCAGCCACAGGAATGGTCAATATAATCTCTACTGTAATGGCGTCTGAGGGAGGG
This window encodes:
- the LOC125352206 gene encoding olfactory receptor 2H2-like; this encodes MITLCNDSHSDFILLGFSDKPYLEKVLFWVILIFYCLTISGNMIIILVSWKDPKLQIPMYFFLSNLSFLDLCFTSSCVPQMLVNFWGPGKTISYTGCAIQLYVFMWLGTTECVLLVVMAIDRYVAVCHPLQYTTIMHTRVCVQLSILAWGTGLVQSLIQSPATLQLPFCSHRMLDDFVCEIPALIQLSSADTTYLEIQMFISSIILLMGPLILILSSYCAIAMAVLKIKSAAGRKKALGTCTSHLLVVSLFYGTVTGVYLQPKNPYAHERGKFLTLFYTVVTPTLNPLIYTLRNKEVKGALMRLGRKTWKSKNN